One genomic region from Longimicrobiales bacterium encodes:
- a CDS encoding PLD nuclease N-terminal domain-containing protein — protein MRVGLALIVLILNVFAIISLLGARRGAGTRLRWLAAIVLLPVAGALAWFTWGRSRPR, from the coding sequence ATGAGAGTCGGCCTGGCGCTGATCGTCCTCATCCTCAACGTCTTCGCCATCATATCACTACTCGGCGCACGACGCGGTGCGGGCACACGGCTCCGGTGGCTGGCGGCGATCGTGCTGCTCCCGGTCGCGGGGGCGCTCGCATGGTTCACATGGGGCCGGTCGCGACCGCGTTGA